ccaatctgctccacagtggctcatacacagtacaatctgcttcacagtggctcatacacagtccaatttgctccacagtggcccccacacagtacaatctgctccacagtggcccccacacagtacaatctgcttcacagtggctcatgcacagtccaatctgctccacagtggctcatacacagtacaatctgcttcacagtggctcatacacagtccaatctgctccacagtggctcatgcacagtccaatctgctccacagtggctcatacacagtacaatctgcttcacagtggttcatacacagtccaatctgctccacagtgggtcatgcacagtccaatctgctccacagtggcccccacacagtccaatctgcttcacagtggctcatacacagtacaatctgcttcacagtggttcatacacagtccaatctgctccacagtgggtcatgcacagtccaatctgctccacagtggcccccacacagtccaatctgcttcacagtggctcatacacagtacaatctgctccacagtggaatccacacagtttaatctgttccacagatgggtgcccacagagagggttcTGAgtaccacctctggcacccgtgccataggttcgccatcaaggGTATAGGACCTGTATGAACATTATGATAGGACGTCTTTAATCAGGATGTATTGAAATGTTACTTTGTCGTTCATTTTAGTTGCAGCTCGTTGCTCCTCTGCTTTCTCTGGTTTGTAACTTCTGTTTACCACGTGAAATAAATACGCTATTATTTCTCAGACTTTCAGATGTTGATAAACAAAGTTTAAATAGAACATTTCTAAGGGGAATATGAGGGACAAAGTATGTTCCCATCTCTCATAGGCTATCAATTCACCCCTGGGACTAACAGAAATTCAGTGTCATTGCTAAATTTAAGCCAGTACGCCCATCAATAAACCGAAGCAGATGTCAGTAAATTATACCCCATTTACATTCATGCAACATGTACATTATAGTCACTTCGTATCtctggtttgcaacttttttttattttttgcagtgaAGCTCAATGGTGAAAATTTTGAGAGCCACAattctgtgcaaaagttttaggcagatggtaaaaaaaattactgcaaagtaaaaatgctttcagcaatgtaaatcccatcaatatttgccaTTGCCTTTCAGtatcagttcttctaggtacacagCTCTTGAAAGAActctgcagggaggttgttctcaccttcttggagaactaagcacagatcttctgtagacgtaggtttgttccaatccttctgtctcttcatatgatcccagacagactggatgatgatcctgcgccgcacctctcatgaggcgacctgaagcgaccgccggggcttggggaggggggctggctggcttagcgtcaccgtctcggcagcccggcacgggaagtgagcggtggattggggaggccctgtagaCGCAGCACTGCTTTCACTTACctattagcagcgctgctccagcggccgccactcacgcttagcagagagcaggtcctctccctgcctgctaacgccgccccctccgctccgccccctcctccccacacgctgggtgacgtggccacgtaatcaggcctgcACTCGACGTGTGCTTGCGTCCTACGCGTGGGGGGGGGttctctgaagaccggacagaggaccggaccaagaagaacagggagctgcaggtaagcagacaccggcagggggggagggggttaatcaatacacagcgtggggtccaaaaattgagacAATTTTAGagctacatgctgtgtagtaagGGGTGAATCTAGCCTTTTTTGCCATGGGGGGTAGGGAATTTGGGGGGGTCGGCGGGGAGGCGGGGTTGGGATTGGGGGGATGGCTTTCtctcatccgcctcaggcggcaaagaggctaggttcacccctggtcacaCCATTACTTGAttggatttaatttttttttttgttaattggtAAATCtaatctattaacacttctatttctgaaagcattcttgatTTGCTAAATTAAATTTTCCACATCTAAAATGTTTTCACCGTACTATATTTTCCGCACCCTGTTTTAACCTCTGGACCTGTTTTTTCCTTCATGAAGAAGGTGGCTAGGACACAGGACAGCTGCTCTATTACAGGGCCTAGTCATGTTATGGAGtagtttggcacacagatacatcaggtgtctgcgAAGGTTTTAGGGAAGGGTCTCAACTCTCTCTCAaacgtaccgttcctgagatacagttttctcaaaacaatgacctgcattagccaatacaagcctacAAGTCTTTCAGTCATAttacaactgccatacacacggtcactctacATGTACACAGCATTAatccaggtgtatccaacactgatatccaaactgagatgcacacattggaggattagctacacagctcagcacacaccaacacacatgagaggattagatacacagctcagcacacaattcAGAGAAATAGACACACCAGCACACACCAACACGCATTGGAGGAATAGATACaaatctcagcacacagtatcacacaccagaggattagatacacatctccgcacacagtatcacataccagaggattagatacacagctcagcacacagaatcacgtcagaggattacagtagatacactgctcagcacacactatcacacatcagggaattagatacacaggtcagcacacatgagaggattagatacacagctcaccacacagtattacacatcagaggattagatacacagctcagcacacaatatcacacatcagaggattagatactcaactcagcacacatcacacatcagaggattagatacacagtttagcacactatcacacatcagaggattagatactcaactcagcacacagtatcacacatcagataatcacatacaaagctcagcacacagtatcacacatcagaggattagatacacagctaagcagacactcacacatcagaagattagatacacagctcaacacacacCATCACATATCAGAGCTTTActtcaggtatccataacaactgatcgcaggtttttcacagatatccaaactgagatacacatgatcacatgacgcttatggacacacacacaaacgacatacaaaatacaccagtgcaaaacggGACAATTCTCATGGGGCCACTACAACAAACAAAAATTGAACcgtacccgtgcgaagccgggtcctcctgctagtaacaAATAAAAATAGCTATGGTGTTCTTAGTATTTATTCATTTcaggtgtgaacttagtctaAATGCTTTCAGTAAAGTGCTATTACTTATGCAATGTATTAGTTGTTCCGGACAAATCCTTATCGCTGTAGcttacatatgtggggctcataaataAGGGCAGCAGAGATCCCTTGAACGGTGCATGGAGTTTGCTTTTACAGCTGCCATAGGTCTGTACATTAGTGTATGTTATACCTTGTGGTCCTGCTCTATGGCACATGCTAGTCTACATAGTTATCCCAGATGGTAAGGCTACGTAAGACTGGCCTCCGTATTGTGTAGCAATTAAGAAAAGTAGGAGGTGTATTCTACAAAGACGTGATAAAGCTTTGGGGTGGAGACATTGCTGCTTCTCTAAGCACCAGCCTTATATTGTATGAAGCTCATGTGCAGAGGACTTGACACCACGCACTTCATCCTATACCCATCTGCTGCTGGCTGCATGTGCTGCCCAAGAATTTTTTGTTTCACAGAAAACTGAATACCTATATCCTGCAAACCATCCTAGTTGATGTGAATGTTGCTCTCGTGCCAGAACTGTATATTTTACGTCTGGGAAGCCCTTTCtctcagcagcacagaggattcaGCACATACCACAGCTTGAATGATGAAATCTATGTAGAGGTCAACCCCACAGAAGAAGGCGCTGTGAAAGCGAAGAAAGGACCAAGTACAGCCGAGCAGCTTCCATCACAGACAACACAAGATGCCCCTGGGTCCCTGATCTCCAGGATGAAGGCTACGTTTTTGGACATTTAGAACTTGTCGTGCAACGTCGATGAGATCTAAACTTCACGAGGATTATTGGTCTGAGTTCGCACACTGAGGTGGGGTCTTGTGGTGCATGGGTTACCTTTCTTCTTTGATAATGCCAAACACTTCCTTAAGTAGCAATGTAAGCAATGAAGTCCCTGCCAATGTTAGTTATGGTGACCTTCCACCATGCACAAAAAACTTGTGCTCCTTTTTCTCTATCCAAATACTCATCCCACTGACTATCATCTGTCTTGTCATCATGGTGGCCGGGCTCATCGGGAACACCATTACTATCCTTATCATCAAACGCTATAAAGAAATGAACACCACCACAAACTTCTACTTATCCAGCATGGCCATGTCCGACATTATCATCCTCCTCTGCTTGCCCTTTGACTTGTACCGTCTTTGGAAGTCCAGTCCTTGGATCTTCGGAGGTTTTCTTTGTAAATTTGTATACCTTCTTAGTGAAGGTTGTACGTactccaccattctgcacatcaCGGCTCTGAGCATTGAGAGATACTTAGCCATATGTTTCCCTCTTAAAGCCAAGGTCTTCATTACCAAGAGAAGGGTGAAGATGGTGATTATTCTTCTATGGGTCATTGCCTTGTTCTCCGCTGCTCCTTTTTATAACATGTTTGAGAATGTGCAAATTTACAGCTACAATACTTCCTCCAAAAGCCTCTGGGAGTGTAAGTTTACGGAGTACGCCAAGAAATCTGGACTTCTTAAGATCATGATGTGGGTGACAACTGTTTATTTCTTCTTCCCTATGTTATGCCTGACTGTTCTCTATGGCTTTATTGGTAAGAAGCTGTGGAAAAGCaaaaacactctccaaggtcctAATGCAGTCAACCgagaaaaatgtcacagacaaaCAGTCAAAATTCTGGGTAAGTGGCCAACATGACACTTTATCACATCTGTAATGGTCTCTTATACACAGAGAAAGCTATTAGGCTTAACATAACATCTATGATGAGGCCAATAAAATATCTACAAGATATGAATGCCGACAGCCACCTTCTTGTTTGTGTGTCTAATATCTGCTAATGATAGCGCCGATCAGTAATGTCACAGTGTTTAAGGGTCCAGTAAGGAATAACATacagtctgtcagcagaaaacttGATATCAAACATTATAGGAGACATTATGCTGAACACCCTAATACCTAGTCAGTCCAATAGATGAACATTTCCTTGCAAAGTCTGTATAGGCAAATGAGGCACAAGTCCACCAGGCGTTCCGCAACCTCAGGGTTTCAATCCTGAATATAGAGTCCTTGGATGACCCCATACACCCTTATCAGAATATTGGCATATCACCTATGTCTTTTCAGAGTTGGCACATCACCTATGTCTATATCTACTGTGCTGCTTTAGTATAGTGTGAATAGCCCCTAGAGACATGGCCTGTACCCTCTGGGGTGTGAAAGCTTAAGCACCTAAAATCTAAGAGAATAGACTGGTTGTCGAAAAGCTGGGTGCAAGAAAAAATATTTGTGCATGAAGTTATTGGTTATACTGCTGAATAGTAAACTCTCCATATATATAACAGATATTTCTGTAGattccaccttaaagggatttccaagcTCTGCAGAAAAACCGTGACAGCAACGCATCGTAGTTTTGCCTACAGCGGTGGAGGTTTCTGCGGCCATTATATGTattgggaaaccaccagcatttccgtacgtATAAACTGACATGCTAcggtttccaaaaccgcaacggttttgtaaattgctgcatgtctgctgcatgtattttttcgcaatgtgtggatgggatttgctagaaatccatccactttgcagagaccaTAAAGCACtgtggccttaaagaggacctttcatcacttttgggcacaggcagtgttatatactgctggaaagctgacagtgcgctgagttcagcgcactgtcggctttcccgatccgtgcccggtgtaaagcgctatcggtcccgggaccgtagggctttacagtcagaagggcgtttctgaccattagccagagacgtccttctgcctcgcggcgccaatcgcgctgtgctgtggagcggggaggaacgcccccctcccgctcctgataatactcgtctatggacgagctgtgcgagcagagggagggggcgttcctcctggctccacagcacagcgcgattggcgccgcgaggcagaaggacgtctctggctaatggtcagaaacgcccttctgactgtaaagccctacggtcccgggaccgatagcgctttacaccgggcacggatcgggaaagccgacagtgcgctgaactcagcgcactgtcagctttccagaagtatataacactgcatgtgcccaaaagtgatgaaaggtcctctttaagcacagtatatagagttgtaagcagacagctctgtatactgtctaGTGACCTACTGCACAAATACAGCTTAGCTTCCAGCTAAATGGTGCTTGATCACtgcatagtgtacagagccagaggtAGATGGCTCCATACCCcatgtttaaaaataaaacaaaaaaacagcagatTGGTGTGGTGCCTGGGTATTAGACCCCTCCGATATCAAATGAATGGTCTATCCTAATAGGTAACTTATTGTCagtgtttaaagaggatctttcaccaccttcaccaactccaatactttgcatccttcaatagttgTCACTCTTTAGATAtcagcacagctggaatttttttttttatctagtccttacaattcctgagcagtcagtgctgttagctccagcacccaatatgctaattcagCTGTCTAGTGTCAGGTGGGTGGGCCTTGGCTGGTGCAGACACAGGTACGATGCCTGAATTAATTGTATCTTGGGAtataacaatatacattgtatagtgtgtatatatatatatatatatatatatatatatatatatggtgagtATTCAGTAGGGGGATTTGGCTGCGGTACAAGTCTGCCATGCCTATGTCTTTTACGCTAGGGTGACACTACCATCACTTCTCACTTGTTCTGGTCCTTCGAGGGagcgctaaaacagcagttacacacagagcaTGGCCGacctcattgactttaatggggtccgttaCTTGACCAATGTTATTAAACTGAAACCGGCAAAGGAAAAAAATGCTCTatgtagtattttttttcttcGATCAATTTTTGGTGAACTCTGCGCCGGAGTCTCCAGgcgtgaatgcagccttagactgaTAAGGAATTTAGCAGAGGGATGTGTTCTGTGCCTTGTAACGTAAGATTAAGAAAGTCTCTGAAACGACAGCTTGTTGTAATGTCATAAAGCCATTAATGTTTACTTGCTGTATCTTGATGCCCATTTTATTTacctggcatgtgtaactgtaatGGATAGTCATACCCTATACAAGAGTAAACCATTATTCCCAGTAGGAAATGGCGCTTCCCACTGTCATATAGGTTGCGTGTGAGAGACTGAGCTAATGTCATGTCTCATATATTCAGCTATGGGGAAGAAGAGACCCATATTCTATTCTTGTATGGAGATTCTCCCCTGTGACATTCGTTGAGTCGGAGCCAAACATGTGGTTATATTCTTGACCTTATTCTTCCCTTTCTCTTTTGAAGTTGTGGTCATACTGGCTTTCATAATCTGCTGGCTCCCGTTTCACATTGGAAGGATCATCTATGTGAACACCAAAGACTTAAAGATGGTGAAGTTTTCCCAATATTTCAACATTGTCGCCATGCAGCTCTTTTACCTGAGCGCCTCCATCAACCCAATCCTCTATAACTTCATCTCCAAGAAATATAGGACTGCCGCCTACAAGCTCCTCCGTCTTAGCACTTCAGACGAGAGGTCCTACAATGTCATCAAGGATGAAACGGGAGGACACACGGAGACTACATGTACCCATAATGAATATATCACACACATCTGATACTGTACAGTCACATGTAcgttttaaaggaaacctgtcacgtGATCTGTGGCCCCTaactcaccactagagatgagcaagtagtattcgattgagtaggtatttgatcgaatactacggtattcgaaatactcgtactcagttgaataccacgtggtaaacgcagtaaaaattcgattcccctcccaccttccctggcgctttttttacactaataactatgcaggggaggtgggacaggaactaggacaacgtaggaattggaaaaaaaacgtatacagtagagatgagccagtagtgAAATATCAGAACatttgattcgagtagacctcaatattcgatcgaatactactcactcatctctactcaccaccaTAGGGGATAGTTTCCAAAAGTTGCTCCTGAGTAAACTGCTTGTTTAACCTTTATGTACCGTAATTGTATAATGTATACTGTGTGCTGTATTACACTTGGAGAGTCATTGGGTATGGCGCCACTATCTTCAGCCATGCTGTAATCTCCACACTCACCTTTCTTTAGGGTCTACAGATAATCCTGTATTAGTAATACGTACAAATGTCTGTTTTTACCCAGGAATGCAATCCTTGTTAATATAATCTACGTGATCAAAATCTGCTGACCTGTGTATAAAGGAATATACATGGAATGACGTCATTTGCTAATATTAAATGTAGACATAATATATGATGATAAGGGCTTACAATAACCCCCATTATATATGGGACAGCTGTCAATGTCAATTCCTCATGTGAATATTCTAATAGAGCTTCACATTGCTTCTTCTTATCTGCTTTTCCTTCATCTCTTAGGTGAGAAACTTGTTGGTTAGAATCTACCAACAGACTGTGGTTGTTCACTGGGCAGATCATAGGTTTCTAGTGCATACAGTTCAGTGTACAGGTACTGCTACTGGGTCATGGCCACACACACAAGCATACAAGATAGGAGAAGAATCCACTACTTAAACTACCcacgtaaaggggttttccgaccccaaatcaaattttcatactgatgacctattcacctATGCATTGGACAGGCGGCAGCGCCAGGCCTATTACTTGACAAGGAGAGGTGCTGCACACGCCGCCCGTCCACTAGCAGCTTTCGGCAACTATAGGCTGCTAAGACATATGATCTATTCAGGGGTCTGGGTGCTGAGAGGCGAATAGGTTTTCTGTATGTTTGTACTACATACTAGTATATGTTTACTGATAGCATAACAGTAACGTTTGATACGGAGCCAGAAACCCCTTtagactaaggctccacattgcggaaacgcagcttttttgttgcagattttgctgaggttttttgagccaaagccaagaatggctactaaaagAATGcaaaatatagaggaagttcttatacttctaccttctgctcaatccactcctggctttggctcaaaaaccgcagcaaaatatgcaacgaaaaaaagctgctttttcgcaatgcggggcctcagccttaggctgtggccccatgttgttgaaaagcagctttttgatgcagttttttttttatccaaatccaagaacgtctaaaaaaaaaaatgaatggcaaatatataggaagcttcttatacttctgccttatgCACAATCCACTCCAGACCTTGGCTCAAAacagcgcagcaaaatctgcaacaaaaaaagctgcgtttcggcaacgtggggcctcagccttaaactttCCTACTTTAGCACCTTAATGGGGGTTGTTTGATATTTTATTACAGGGGTCAGCAGATCAGGGAAGGTAAAATCTAAAATagcgatactcacctgtccctggcggTCCTGCAGCACCCACGGCGTGCTGTACGTGATCACTGAGTCCATttagtggcctcagcagtcacaagaAAGGACCCGAACGTCATCAGTGAAGTATGTAAGTGATGTCCTGGGACCTTacctgtgactgctgaggccactgaatgACTTCAGTGGTTACGTGCGAAGTGGAGACAGGCACAGGTAAGTACGTTTTGTGGGTTTTTTAAGGTTTCACTTTTCCCAACCTTCTGGCCTGGtactaaaatatcctggacaaaccctttatcattcaaacacattttttctcattaacacgtt
This sequence is a window from Leptodactylus fuscus isolate aLepFus1 chromosome 2, aLepFus1.hap2, whole genome shotgun sequence. Protein-coding genes within it:
- the MLNR gene encoding motilin receptor, whose product is MVAGLIGNTITILIIKRYKEMNTTTNFYLSSMAMSDIIILLCLPFDLYRLWKSSPWIFGGFLCKFVYLLSEGCTYSTILHITALSIERYLAICFPLKAKVFITKRRVKMVIILLWVIALFSAAPFYNMFENVQIYSYNTSSKSLWECKFTEYAKKSGLLKIMMWVTTVYFFFPMLCLTVLYGFIGKKLWKSKNTLQGPNAVNREKCHRQTVKILVVVILAFIICWLPFHIGRIIYVNTKDLKMVKFSQYFNIVAMQLFYLSASINPILYNFISKKYRTAAYKLLRLSTSDERSYNVIKDETGGHTETTCTHNEYITHI